A stretch of the Marivirga tractuosa DSM 4126 genome encodes the following:
- a CDS encoding DUF3368 domain-containing protein, producing the protein MNNGLVIADAGPIFSLAIVDKLELLNQLFNEIKISKAVWDEITLDKSTEFYNKISLFFKDKVSHIKGFNELTFVMDYGESESVILYKELNADFLLIDDKKARNIAENFDINCIGTLGILSVAKDKGLIKELRPLFLTFLDNNRYYSVKLLNKILQRHKEHKIKLKA; encoded by the coding sequence ATGAATAACGGACTTGTCATTGCTGATGCTGGACCTATTTTTTCATTAGCAATTGTTGATAAATTAGAACTTTTGAATCAACTCTTTAATGAAATAAAAATATCAAAAGCGGTCTGGGATGAAATAACTCTTGACAAAAGCACTGAGTTTTATAATAAAATATCACTCTTTTTTAAAGATAAAGTCAGCCATATTAAAGGTTTTAATGAACTGACATTTGTTATGGATTATGGGGAATCCGAATCTGTAATTCTATATAAAGAACTTAATGCTGATTTCTTGCTAATAGATGATAAAAAGGCTAGAAATATTGCTGAAAACTTTGATATAAATTGTATTGGGACTTTAGGGATTTTGTCAGTTGCAAAAGATAAAGGCTTAATAAAAGAATTAAGACCATTATTTTTAACCTTTCTTGATAATAACAGATATTATTCGGTTAAACTATTGAATAAAATTCTACAAAGACATAAGGAACATAAAATAAAACTAAAAGCATAA
- a CDS encoding DUF2071 domain-containing protein — protein MNLLKNHPFAVETYFENSIVLSYAIAKEELQDMIPECLELDTFDNKWAFVAVAMVNTKSLRPKGFPKLLGNDFFLIGFRVFVRYTDKRGKRLRGLYILKSETNKRKMAFFGNIFTHYNYTTTDISYKKEGELLTIQSEKSALDVAVNSANHDIKLPENSPFKDCKEARRFAGPLPFTFTYNQGKNEVLIIEGVRQNWKPEPLEIQKAEVGFIEDKGFKNIHLANAFVVSNIPYYWKKGKVEQWN, from the coding sequence ATGAACCTTCTAAAAAATCATCCTTTTGCAGTTGAAACCTATTTTGAAAACTCTATTGTGTTGTCTTATGCTATTGCCAAAGAAGAATTGCAGGATATGATTCCGGAATGTTTAGAGCTGGATACTTTTGATAACAAATGGGCTTTTGTTGCGGTAGCCATGGTGAACACCAAAAGCTTGAGACCAAAAGGATTTCCTAAATTGTTGGGTAATGATTTCTTTCTAATTGGATTTCGGGTTTTCGTGCGCTATACCGATAAGAGAGGAAAGCGATTAAGAGGCTTATATATTTTAAAATCAGAAACCAATAAAAGGAAGATGGCTTTCTTTGGTAATATTTTTACACATTACAATTATACCACTACAGATATCAGCTATAAAAAAGAAGGTGAACTTCTTACAATTCAATCTGAAAAGTCCGCTTTAGATGTTGCGGTTAATTCCGCCAATCATGATATTAAATTACCTGAAAACTCCCCTTTTAAAGATTGTAAAGAAGCTAGGCGATTTGCCGGGCCATTGCCTTTTACTTTCACTTACAATCAGGGGAAAAATGAGGTTCTAATTATTGAAGGCGTCAGGCAAAATTGGAAACCCGAACCGCTAGAAATTCAAAAAGCAGAAGTAGGCTTTATAGAGGATAAAGGATTTAAAAATATCCATCTTGCGAATGCTTTTGTGGTGAGTAATATTCCCTATTACTGGAAAAAAGGAAAAGTAGAGCAATGGAATTAA
- a CDS encoding alpha/beta fold hydrolase — protein sequence MKKLLILNILLFLLIGCSDRPKHKYSDLGTKEINGTQLYYKTIGKGEPILVLHGGPGLNHNYLFSHLSTLADHYQLIFYDQRACGKSSLNVDTSSITIDNFVKDIEGLRQSFGIKRLNLMAHSWGGLLAMKYAIKHHEKIKSLILINSTGASSDINANANQILADRFTQEDSISRVNIIQMEAFQKRDPKTIEELMKIGFKHQFHNSSLIDSLGLDLNENYKKTSGLLQNLTKDLMNYDFHADLKAIKSSTLLIYGDDDPLAETAGQRIHDAIDQSKLKIIDNCGHFPFIEKPQEFKEIILNFMNENQ from the coding sequence ATGAAAAAACTTTTGATATTAAATATACTTCTGTTTCTTCTAATAGGTTGTTCGGATAGACCGAAACACAAATATTCAGACCTTGGAACTAAAGAAATCAACGGGACACAGCTTTATTACAAAACAATAGGAAAAGGAGAACCCATACTTGTTTTGCATGGTGGACCAGGATTAAATCACAATTATCTCTTTTCGCACCTTTCTACACTTGCTGACCATTATCAGCTAATCTTTTACGACCAACGAGCTTGTGGAAAGTCATCTTTAAATGTTGACACCAGCTCCATTACCATTGACAATTTCGTCAAAGATATTGAGGGTTTACGACAATCTTTTGGAATAAAAAGGCTTAACCTGATGGCACATTCATGGGGCGGACTATTGGCTATGAAATACGCTATCAAACACCACGAAAAGATAAAATCATTAATTCTTATTAACTCTACCGGTGCAAGTAGTGACATCAATGCCAATGCAAATCAAATCTTAGCTGACCGTTTCACGCAAGAAGACAGCATAAGTAGAGTGAATATTATCCAAATGGAGGCTTTTCAAAAACGAGATCCCAAAACAATTGAAGAGCTCATGAAAATTGGCTTTAAGCATCAATTTCATAATTCTTCCCTCATTGACAGTCTTGGTCTTGACCTTAATGAAAATTACAAGAAAACTAGCGGGCTTTTGCAAAATTTGACCAAGGACTTAATGAATTATGACTTTCATGCAGACCTAAAAGCTATCAAATCATCGACATTGTTGATTTATGGAGACGATGACCCGTTGGCCGAAACTGCAGGACAAAGAATTCATGATGCAATTGATCAATCAAAGCTTAAAATCATCGACAATTGCGGACATTTTCCATTTATTGAAAAACCACAAGAATTTAAAGAAATAATATTGAATTTTATGAACGAGAATCAATAA
- a CDS encoding class I SAM-dependent methyltransferase, protein MELKRRKFQGVLNILSFNRHFYVIGLMVLAFTLAALLFFKVPNFWIWIVAAAFLYGLIMPLVISAYVYDFSGYYDFKWLKKLHLNDQKPKQIVNINAGFDETSFILKSNFPEATLKVFDFYNAKQHTELAIVRARKVSMVYPDTLQIKSDEIPLEDQSVDIIFLLSAAHEIRTHKEKVAFLRECHRICKPNGNIITVEHLRDFPNFFAFTIGFTHFFSKKVWEKAFQEAGFSSFEESKFTPFMSIFTSRP, encoded by the coding sequence ATGGAATTAAAAAGACGGAAATTTCAAGGCGTTCTCAATATTTTAAGCTTTAATCGGCATTTTTATGTAATAGGATTAATGGTTTTAGCTTTTACTCTTGCGGCTTTGCTGTTTTTTAAAGTTCCAAATTTTTGGATTTGGATAGTGGCAGCTGCTTTTCTTTATGGACTTATTATGCCATTGGTGATTTCTGCCTATGTTTATGATTTTTCAGGTTATTACGATTTCAAATGGTTGAAAAAGCTTCATTTAAATGATCAAAAACCAAAGCAAATTGTGAATATCAATGCAGGTTTTGATGAAACGAGCTTTATACTCAAAAGCAATTTCCCAGAAGCCACTTTAAAAGTTTTTGATTTCTATAATGCAAAGCAACACACAGAACTGGCAATAGTAAGAGCACGAAAAGTCAGCATGGTATATCCTGATACACTTCAAATAAAATCTGACGAAATTCCTTTAGAAGATCAATCGGTAGATATTATTTTTTTACTTTCTGCAGCTCATGAAATCCGAACTCATAAAGAAAAGGTAGCCTTTTTGAGAGAATGCCACAGAATTTGCAAGCCAAACGGAAATATCATTACAGTTGAGCATTTAAGAGATTTCCCTAACTTTTTTGCCTTTACCATTGGCTTTACCCATTTCTTTTCAAAAAAAGTATGGGAAAAAGCATTTCAAGAAGCGGGCTTTTCTTCCTTTGAAGAAAGCAAGTTCACCCCATTCATGTCTATCTTTACTTCTCGTCCTTAA
- a CDS encoding M3 family metallopeptidase, whose protein sequence is MDNPLLKNFDTPFQTPPFDKIESEHFMPAIEEAIKEAKQEIEDITSQSTAPTFENTLEAMEFAGEKLSSVTSILFNLNSAETNKKIQEVAREASPILSEFGNDIWQNADLFERVKAVYNQKEQLQLDNEQEMLLTKTYKAFIRNGADLNEKDKARFKEITKKLSQLSLTFGENVLAETNDYELVISDEKDLSGLPDSAIRQAANTAKAKGKEGKWVFTLQAPSFVPFMENGDNRSLREQLYKAYMSKANKNDERDNKAIIQEIVNLRSEKVSLLGYDSYADYVLEERMAESTNKVQAFLDDLLQQALPKAQEEVAEIKAFVKELGDDSDLQRWDWGYYSEKLKKKKYAIDDELLRPYFKLENVLDGVFQSAEKLYDIRFKEVKNIPVYHEDVTTYEVSTTSGEHVAIFYADFHPREGKRGGAWMTTYRDQYRKNGEDNRPLVSNVCNFTPSSPGNPSLLTFNEVTTLFHEFGHALHAMLGKGRYGSLSGANVYWDFVELPSQIFENWCYEKECLDLFAKHYETGEKIPQEYVEKIKASSTYHEAYATVRQVSLALLDMGYFSLDRKEAQNIKDVAEFEGKAMAPTKLFDKVEGTLMSTQFGHIFSGGYASGYYSYKWAEVLDADAFSLFKEKGIFNKEVAQSFKDNILSKGGSEHPMELYKRFRGREPKIEALLERAGLK, encoded by the coding sequence ATGGATAACCCATTATTAAAAAACTTTGATACCCCTTTTCAAACTCCTCCTTTTGATAAAATTGAATCCGAGCATTTTATGCCGGCTATAGAAGAAGCCATTAAAGAAGCTAAGCAAGAAATTGAGGACATCACTTCTCAAAGTACAGCGCCTACTTTCGAAAATACTTTGGAAGCAATGGAATTTGCAGGAGAAAAATTAAGCTCAGTAACTTCCATTTTATTCAACCTCAACAGTGCCGAAACCAATAAAAAAATTCAAGAAGTAGCCAGAGAAGCTTCTCCCATCTTATCAGAATTTGGCAATGACATTTGGCAAAATGCCGATTTATTTGAGCGTGTAAAAGCAGTTTACAATCAAAAGGAGCAGTTGCAGCTCGATAATGAGCAAGAAATGCTGTTGACCAAAACCTATAAAGCCTTTATCAGAAACGGAGCGGATCTGAATGAAAAGGACAAAGCCCGCTTTAAGGAAATCACGAAAAAGCTTTCCCAACTCAGCTTGACTTTTGGTGAAAATGTTCTGGCAGAAACCAATGATTATGAATTGGTGATTTCAGATGAAAAAGACTTGAGCGGATTGCCTGATTCTGCCATTCGACAAGCTGCGAATACAGCCAAGGCAAAAGGCAAAGAAGGAAAATGGGTTTTCACTTTGCAAGCCCCAAGCTTTGTTCCTTTTATGGAAAATGGGGATAATCGTTCATTGAGGGAACAGCTTTACAAAGCTTATATGTCCAAAGCCAATAAAAATGATGAGCGAGATAATAAAGCCATTATTCAGGAAATCGTAAATCTGAGAAGTGAGAAAGTCAGTCTTTTAGGCTATGATTCTTACGCAGATTATGTGCTGGAAGAAAGAATGGCTGAAAGTACCAATAAAGTGCAAGCTTTTTTGGACGACCTATTACAACAAGCCTTACCAAAAGCACAAGAAGAGGTAGCCGAAATAAAAGCATTTGTAAAAGAACTAGGTGATGACAGTGATTTACAGCGTTGGGATTGGGGCTATTATTCTGAAAAGCTGAAAAAGAAGAAATATGCCATTGATGATGAATTGCTCAGACCTTATTTCAAATTAGAAAATGTTTTGGATGGCGTATTCCAATCGGCTGAAAAATTATATGATATCCGATTTAAGGAAGTCAAAAATATTCCGGTTTATCATGAAGATGTAACCACTTATGAAGTAAGCACAACTTCAGGTGAACATGTTGCCATTTTCTATGCCGATTTTCATCCGAGAGAAGGAAAAAGAGGAGGTGCATGGATGACGACTTATCGGGATCAATACCGAAAAAACGGAGAAGACAATAGACCTTTGGTTTCCAATGTTTGTAATTTCACGCCTTCTTCACCGGGCAATCCGAGTTTATTGACTTTCAATGAAGTCACCACTTTGTTCCATGAATTTGGTCATGCGCTGCACGCCATGTTAGGTAAAGGCCGCTACGGAAGTTTGTCCGGAGCCAATGTTTATTGGGATTTCGTGGAATTGCCATCCCAAATTTTTGAAAACTGGTGTTATGAAAAAGAATGTCTCGATTTATTTGCCAAGCATTATGAAACAGGCGAGAAGATTCCACAAGAATATGTGGAGAAAATAAAAGCCAGCAGTACTTATCATGAAGCCTATGCTACCGTAAGACAAGTAAGTTTAGCACTTCTGGATATGGGGTATTTCAGTTTAGATAGAAAAGAAGCACAAAATATTAAAGATGTTGCTGAATTTGAAGGAAAAGCCATGGCGCCAACTAAATTATTTGACAAGGTGGAAGGGACTTTAATGAGCACCCAGTTCGGACATATATTTTCGGGTGGCTATGCCTCTGGTTATTACAGCTACAAATGGGCAGAGGTATTGGATGCAGATGCTTTCTCTTTATTCAAGGAAAAAGGCATTTTCAATAAAGAAGTAGCCCAATCCTTTAAAGACAACATCCTTTCAAAAGGAGGAAGCGAACACCCAATGGAATTATACAAAAGATTCAGAGGCAGAGAACCTAAAATTGAGGCTTTGTTGGAAAGGGCTGGGTTGAAATAA
- a CDS encoding TlpA family protein disulfide reductase produces the protein MNHSHLKYLLVLILSLLIACNSQTKVDGFKLNGKSNLQIENKTSEAVTIAIENWYLLPWHVQEIDTTISAGQALDFQIITQGKIYFDLKVDGQSHKVFSKPNANAQNKLLLSDNGNLEFQGTLKSVNQFLKQKFSTTGSDWKARVSYTHGDISFVNLIKVNDSITALHQQYLTKHENELPDWYVEFEEKRLQYLNAHWKLNSLMYRVRMMNMSDSLPPNFLENTVGTLSINDAEMLGNNRYMNFLSDYLAFLGDPLYQSPKPSSLAEWIKFYEDGFDIAKKELEGEVRDTYLAFSLGNILERRAYLFQTEWIKKINDPKLQEYVKDLMKANPILPKGAKTPYFFLADSAGNEYKSSDFKGKILLINFWATWCKPCIKEFPEENKLAEKYKDQPVEIVNICIDSEEEKWKSYLKKYNLKTTNLYANGNWNDKLQKDFGIQGLPHSTLIDWNGIVVKNKCRRASENIDLVIDELLKEKAKID, from the coding sequence ATGAACCACAGCCATCTAAAATATTTATTAGTTCTGATTTTATCACTTCTTATTGCTTGCAACAGCCAAACAAAAGTTGACGGATTTAAGCTCAACGGAAAGAGCAATCTACAAATAGAAAACAAAACTTCAGAAGCTGTTACGATAGCGATTGAAAACTGGTATTTGTTGCCATGGCACGTACAAGAAATAGACACTACTATTTCAGCAGGGCAAGCCTTAGATTTTCAAATTATTACGCAAGGCAAAATTTATTTTGACTTAAAAGTTGATGGACAAAGTCATAAAGTTTTTAGCAAGCCAAATGCAAATGCCCAAAATAAATTGCTTTTATCGGACAATGGAAATTTGGAGTTTCAAGGGACATTAAAAAGCGTCAATCAATTTCTTAAGCAAAAATTTAGTACTACTGGTTCAGATTGGAAGGCAAGAGTAAGTTATACTCACGGAGATATAAGCTTTGTTAATTTGATTAAGGTAAATGATTCCATCACAGCTTTGCATCAACAATATTTAACAAAACATGAAAACGAGTTGCCAGATTGGTATGTAGAGTTTGAAGAAAAACGACTTCAATATTTAAATGCGCATTGGAAACTAAATAGCTTGATGTACAGAGTGAGAATGATGAATATGTCGGATAGTTTACCTCCAAATTTCTTAGAAAATACTGTAGGCACATTATCCATAAATGATGCTGAAATGCTAGGAAACAATCGCTATATGAATTTTTTAAGTGACTACTTAGCTTTTTTAGGCGATCCATTATACCAAAGTCCAAAACCTTCTTCTTTGGCGGAATGGATTAAGTTTTACGAAGACGGATTTGACATTGCCAAGAAAGAATTGGAAGGTGAAGTAAGGGATACATATCTAGCCTTTTCATTGGGAAATATATTGGAGAGAAGAGCATACCTCTTCCAAACTGAGTGGATAAAAAAAATCAATGATCCAAAATTACAAGAGTATGTGAAAGACCTTATGAAAGCTAATCCTATCTTACCAAAAGGCGCAAAAACACCTTACTTTTTCCTGGCGGATAGTGCTGGTAATGAATATAAGTCAAGTGATTTCAAGGGAAAGATTCTATTGATAAATTTTTGGGCAACTTGGTGCAAACCATGCATTAAAGAATTTCCAGAGGAAAATAAATTAGCTGAAAAATATAAGGATCAGCCAGTTGAAATTGTCAATATCTGCATTGATTCGGAAGAGGAAAAATGGAAATCTTATTTAAAAAAATACAATCTAAAAACCACTAATTTATATGCCAACGGAAACTGGAATGATAAGCTTCAAAAGGATTTTGGAATTCAGGGTCTCCCGCATAGCACATTAATAGATTGGAACGGAATAGTAGTAAAGAATAAATGTAGAAGGGCAAGTGAAAATATTGATCTAGTAATTGATGAGTTATTGAAAGAGAAGGCTAAAATAGATTAA
- the nadC gene encoding carboxylating nicotinate-nucleotide diphosphorylase translates to MAYQYLTKENIQKFIQSALAEDIREGDHSSLASIPAGTQNTAQLIIKGDGILAGMEMAEHIFKAVDEKLEIDFFKKDGDKVTSGEIGLKVHGSAVSILSAERLVLNCLQRMSGIATYTHNLNELIKHTSTKLLDTRKTTPNFRIAEKWAVAIGGGQNHRFGLFDMVMLKDNHNDFAGGITKAVESTQEYLKQNNLDLRIEVETRNLDEVKEALAVGGVDVIMLDNMDIPEMKQAVEIINGKCETEASGGITEDTIKAIAETGVDYISVGALTHSYKSLDMSLKAVS, encoded by the coding sequence TTGGCATACCAGTACTTAACCAAAGAAAACATACAAAAATTTATTCAATCTGCTTTAGCAGAAGATATAAGGGAAGGCGATCATTCTTCGCTTGCATCTATTCCTGCTGGAACGCAAAATACCGCTCAATTAATTATTAAAGGAGATGGTATTTTAGCAGGTATGGAAATGGCTGAACATATCTTTAAGGCTGTGGATGAAAAGCTTGAAATTGATTTTTTCAAAAAGGATGGTGATAAAGTTACGTCTGGAGAAATTGGCTTGAAAGTGCATGGTTCTGCTGTTTCTATTTTGAGTGCTGAGCGATTGGTTTTAAATTGTTTGCAACGCATGAGTGGAATTGCCACTTATACACATAATCTTAATGAATTAATTAAGCATACTTCCACCAAACTTTTGGACACGCGCAAGACCACTCCAAATTTCAGAATTGCCGAAAAATGGGCAGTGGCTATTGGTGGTGGACAAAATCATCGATTCGGTTTGTTTGATATGGTGATGCTGAAGGACAACCATAATGATTTTGCCGGTGGAATTACGAAAGCGGTTGAATCTACTCAGGAATATTTAAAGCAAAATAATTTAGACCTCAGAATAGAAGTGGAAACCCGCAATTTAGATGAGGTGAAAGAAGCTTTGGCTGTTGGCGGAGTAGATGTGATTATGTTGGACAATATGGACATCCCGGAAATGAAGCAGGCCGTGGAAATAATCAATGGAAAATGCGAAACTGAAGCATCCGGAGGCATAACTGAAGATACTATTAAAGCCATCGCAGAAACAGGCGTGGACTATATTTCAGTTGGTGCTTTAACGCATTCTTATAAAAGTTTGGACATGAGTTTGAAAGCAGTTTCCTGA
- the purN gene encoding phosphoribosylglycinamide formyltransferase, which yields MTAIKKLAILASGSGSNAEKIIQYFKSNKEIEIVGILTNNENAGVTARAEKAGIAYHVFSKSEFEDGAPVLDFLKSHDVDVVVLAGFLLKISPKITAQYPDRIINIHPALLPKYGGKGMYGHYVHEAVINNQETESGITIHLVNDEYDEGEIIFQAKCSIHPQMGSKQLSAKVQQLEHQHYPKVIEDFVGKLD from the coding sequence ATGACCGCAATAAAAAAACTTGCCATATTAGCTTCCGGATCAGGCAGCAATGCAGAAAAAATCATCCAATATTTCAAGAGCAATAAAGAAATTGAAATTGTTGGGATTTTAACCAATAATGAAAATGCGGGCGTGACCGCCAGAGCAGAAAAAGCAGGCATTGCTTATCATGTCTTTTCAAAATCAGAATTTGAAGATGGCGCTCCAGTTTTGGATTTCCTAAAATCCCACGATGTGGATGTGGTGGTTTTAGCAGGTTTTCTTTTAAAAATTTCCCCTAAAATAACGGCTCAATATCCTGATAGAATTATCAATATTCACCCTGCTCTTTTACCAAAATATGGTGGAAAAGGAATGTACGGGCATTATGTTCATGAAGCGGTTATCAACAATCAGGAAACTGAAAGTGGTATCACCATTCATTTAGTGAATGATGAATATGATGAGGGAGAAATTATCTTCCAGGCGAAATGCAGCATTCATCCGCAAATGGGCTCCAAGCAACTAAGTGCGAAAGTGCAGCAATTGGAGCACCAACATTATCCTAAGGTTATTGAGGATTTTGTGGGGAAGCTTGATTAA
- a CDS encoding YcxB family protein, with protein sequence MLVKTKKYKLDNGTYIKTGLKNIVKEQWWVFLIALAICSGYAWIPNIWWFIGSFIALLLYFLFWLIQFAGVTQLDQYKILFERLSYEISSQQILIKLNAKQGMPIKWDQIKNAKVGKKAFTLVLSKAQFVYLPYKVFKTENEKKFVETILKRKELIK encoded by the coding sequence ATGCTTGTTAAAACAAAAAAATATAAGCTGGATAACGGCACTTACATTAAAACTGGATTAAAGAATATCGTCAAAGAACAATGGTGGGTATTTTTGATTGCCTTGGCTATTTGCTCTGGTTACGCCTGGATTCCGAACATTTGGTGGTTTATAGGTTCTTTTATTGCTTTATTATTATACTTCCTTTTTTGGTTGATTCAATTTGCTGGAGTAACTCAGCTTGATCAATACAAAATCCTTTTTGAGCGACTTTCCTATGAAATCAGTTCTCAGCAAATTTTAATAAAATTAAATGCTAAGCAAGGCATGCCTATTAAATGGGATCAAATTAAAAATGCCAAAGTAGGGAAAAAAGCTTTTACTTTAGTGCTTTCCAAGGCTCAATTTGTGTACCTTCCATATAAGGTATTTAAAACAGAGAATGAAAAGAAATTTGTGGAAACCATATTGAAAAGGAAGGAATTGATTAAATAG
- a CDS encoding DoxX-like family protein: MPAIKLRTLHKTLTLLIATVWLINGLACKVLNLVPRHEQIVASILGDENSRLFTVLIGLSEIIMAIWILTKFKSKLNAIVQIITVATMNTLEFIFVPELLLWGRFNIIFAFIFISLVYYNEFILNKKLNQQSTQ, translated from the coding sequence ATACCTGCAATTAAACTACGAACCCTCCATAAAACCCTAACCCTCCTAATTGCCACAGTCTGGCTTATAAATGGACTTGCTTGCAAAGTGCTAAATCTTGTTCCAAGGCATGAGCAAATAGTTGCAAGCATTTTGGGTGATGAAAATTCAAGATTGTTTACCGTTTTAATAGGGCTTTCTGAAATAATAATGGCAATTTGGATTCTAACAAAATTCAAATCAAAGTTGAATGCCATAGTTCAAATAATCACCGTAGCAACTATGAATACTTTGGAATTTATATTTGTCCCGGAGCTTTTGCTTTGGGGAAGATTCAATATAATTTTTGCATTTATTTTCATAAGTCTTGTGTATTATAATGAGTTCATCCTGAATAAGAAACTAAACCAGCAATCCACCCAATGA
- a CDS encoding UPF0175 family protein, whose translation MSTQTISIDFPNDIFLALNESETDLKNRIKLTLAVELYKSKKLTIGKAAQLSGMTRLDFEKELSKNKISISNLTEEDVLGDIEKLK comes from the coding sequence ATGAGTACTCAAACAATTTCAATAGATTTCCCCAATGATATTTTTTTGGCTTTAAACGAGTCAGAAACTGATTTGAAAAATAGGATAAAATTAACCTTGGCTGTAGAATTATATAAATCAAAAAAGTTGACTATTGGAAAAGCTGCTCAGCTTTCCGGAATGACACGCCTAGATTTTGAAAAGGAGCTTTCTAAAAATAAAATATCAATTTCAAATTTGACCGAAGAAGATGTTTTAGGCGATATTGAAAAATTAAAATAA
- a CDS encoding nuclear transport factor 2 family protein, producing MNIHVVEKFKQYFSPIDFKNQSILNEIYSDHIVFKDPIHEIHGIENLKEYFNKLNDNLIEGSFRFTEESIVDNKAYLSWEMDLKLKRPKKNVKASGISVLIMEDKIISQRDYFDAGELFYENIPLLGGIIRSIKKKLSKR from the coding sequence ATGAATATTCATGTTGTTGAAAAATTTAAGCAATACTTCTCTCCAATAGATTTCAAGAACCAATCTATTCTAAATGAAATCTATTCGGATCATATAGTTTTTAAAGACCCCATTCACGAAATTCATGGAATTGAAAACCTCAAAGAATACTTCAATAAACTAAATGACAATCTGATAGAAGGCTCATTCCGTTTTACAGAAGAATCCATAGTGGATAATAAAGCATATTTATCCTGGGAAATGGATTTAAAATTAAAAAGACCGAAAAAGAATGTAAAAGCATCTGGAATTTCGGTGTTGATAATGGAAGATAAAATAATCAGCCAAAGAGACTACTTTGATGCCGGGGAGTTGTTCTATGAAAACATTCCTCTTTTGGGAGGAATAATCCGGAGCATAAAAAAGAAATTGTCGAAGAGATAA